One genomic segment of Synechocystis sp. LKSZ1 includes these proteins:
- a CDS encoding protochlorophyllide reductase: MDSKPTVIVTGASSGVGLYGAKALIDKGWHVVMACRNVDKAKKVAQELNFPNDSYTILKLDLGHLDSVRRFVNQFRELGRPLNALVCNAAVYFPLLKEPLWSADGYELSVATNHLGHFLLCNLLLEDLKQSPAQDKRLIILGTVTANSKELGGKIPIPAPPDLGNFEGFEAGFKAPITMINGKAFKSGKAYKDSKLCNMLTTRELHRRFHDSTGIVFNSLYPGCVADTPLFRNHYSLFRTIFPWFQKNITGGYVSQELAGERLAQVVADPEFKESGVHWSWGNRQKAGREAFVQELSAAGSDSAKAKKLWELSEKLVGLA, translated from the coding sequence ATGGACTCCAAACCAACCGTTATTGTAACTGGGGCCTCATCGGGAGTTGGCCTCTATGGCGCCAAGGCTTTGATTGACAAGGGCTGGCATGTGGTGATGGCCTGTCGTAACGTGGATAAGGCCAAAAAAGTAGCCCAGGAACTTAATTTTCCCAATGATAGCTACACTATCCTGAAACTAGATCTGGGTCACCTGGATAGTGTCCGGCGGTTTGTTAACCAATTTCGAGAACTGGGGCGGCCCCTCAATGCCCTGGTCTGCAACGCCGCTGTCTATTTTCCTCTCTTGAAGGAACCCCTCTGGAGTGCCGATGGTTACGAACTTTCAGTAGCAACGAATCACCTGGGTCATTTCCTGCTCTGCAACTTACTTCTAGAAGACCTGAAGCAATCTCCTGCCCAGGATAAACGTCTGATTATTTTGGGCACTGTGACCGCCAATAGTAAAGAATTGGGAGGAAAAATTCCTATTCCCGCCCCGCCCGACCTGGGCAATTTTGAAGGTTTTGAGGCCGGTTTCAAGGCCCCAATTACCATGATCAACGGCAAGGCCTTTAAATCAGGCAAGGCCTACAAGGACAGTAAACTGTGCAATATGCTGACCACTCGGGAACTTCACCGCCGCTTCCACGACAGCACCGGCATCGTTTTTAATTCTCTCTATCCCGGTTGTGTTGCCGATACTCCCCTCTTCCGTAATCATTATTCCCTGTTCCGTACCATCTTTCCCTGGTTCCAGAAAAATATTACCGGCGGCTACGTTAGCCAAGAATTAGCTGGTGAACGCCTGGCCCAAGTCGTCGCTGACCCCGAGTTTAAGGAGTCCGGTGTCCATTGGAGTTGGGGCAATCGTCAAAAAGCGGGACGGGAGGCCTTTGTGCAGGAACTATCCGCCGCAGGCAGTGATAGCGCCAAGGCCAAAAAACTCTGGGAACTTAGTGAAAAACTGGTGGGCTTAGCGTGA
- a CDS encoding vitamin K epoxide reductase family protein, whose protein sequence is MIRRRSAPWIHRYSRLIMGAIAVIGMLITAYLTYVSFTGGKTACPVDATTGTSGCDLVLQSAYAKVFGLPLSLFGLLAYTAMVIFALMPFLVNAETNKKQRNQIESLTGRFLLIGGTAMAVFSGYLMYISFFKLNEACLYCLSSATCSLILFILSIIGREWEEVSQVFFTGILVAMVTLVGTLGLYANASGPRVNADGKIPIPEITSQPKPPIGWSITTESGPAEIALAQHLTDTKIKMYGAFWCPHCYEQKQLLGKEAFKKITYIECDPSGNNPQTQACVAAKIQSFPTWEINGQMNPGVKLPEELAQLSNYQGPRDFKYSLKR, encoded by the coding sequence ATGATTCGCCGTCGTTCCGCCCCCTGGATTCATCGCTACTCCCGTCTGATCATGGGGGCCATTGCTGTGATTGGTATGCTAATTACAGCCTATTTAACCTATGTCTCTTTTACTGGGGGTAAAACAGCTTGCCCCGTCGATGCCACTACGGGGACTTCTGGTTGTGATTTAGTCCTGCAAAGCGCCTATGCCAAGGTCTTTGGACTACCCTTGAGTCTCTTTGGGCTGTTGGCCTACACCGCGATGGTAATTTTTGCCCTAATGCCTTTTCTAGTCAATGCTGAGACGAATAAGAAACAGCGGAATCAAATAGAGAGTCTGACAGGCCGATTTTTGTTAATCGGGGGAACGGCCATGGCCGTCTTCAGCGGCTACTTAATGTACATCTCTTTTTTCAAGCTGAATGAGGCTTGTCTCTATTGCTTGAGCTCTGCTACTTGTTCCTTGATATTATTTATTTTGTCTATCATCGGCCGGGAGTGGGAAGAAGTGAGTCAAGTCTTTTTTACAGGAATTTTGGTGGCCATGGTGACCCTGGTGGGAACCCTGGGCCTGTATGCCAATGCCAGTGGGCCAAGAGTCAATGCTGACGGCAAAATTCCTATTCCTGAAATTACCAGTCAACCCAAGCCGCCCATTGGCTGGAGTATAACCACAGAGTCTGGCCCAGCTGAGATCGCCTTGGCTCAACACCTGACCGATACCAAAATTAAAATGTACGGGGCCTTTTGGTGTCCCCACTGTTACGAGCAAAAGCAACTCCTTGGCAAAGAAGCCTTCAAAAAAATCACCTACATTGAGTGCGATCCCAGCGGCAACAATCCCCAGACTCAGGCCTGTGTCGCCGCCAAGATTCAATCTTTTCCGACTTGGGAAATCAATGGTCAGATGAATCCGGGGGTTAAACTACCGGAGGAGTTAGCCCAGTTAAGCAACTATCAAGGGCCACGGGACTTTAAATACTCGCTCAAACGCTAG
- a CDS encoding Uma2 family endonuclease, with protein sequence MTVSLPTTYSFEAYCQYDDPDNRYEWVNGQLEKMSPPTFLHLLIADRLKTLINQEIQRLQYPWICLSEIGVRTGWQKSRIADLGVIPRHQALESLEKNAICDDPPLLLVEIVSPDSIQRDYRYKRSEYAALGVAEYWIVDPQEQKITILCLNEGLYDEQVCEGEMTLTSPQFPELQLSVPDVLTIA encoded by the coding sequence ATGACTGTCTCTTTACCCACCACCTACTCTTTCGAGGCCTATTGCCAGTATGACGATCCTGATAATCGTTACGAATGGGTCAATGGCCAACTGGAAAAAATGTCTCCACCCACTTTTCTGCATTTACTCATTGCTGATCGGCTAAAAACGCTCATTAATCAAGAAATTCAACGATTACAGTATCCTTGGATTTGTTTATCCGAAATTGGGGTCAGGACGGGCTGGCAAAAGTCTCGGATTGCCGATCTAGGCGTGATTCCCCGTCATCAGGCCCTAGAGTCCTTAGAAAAAAACGCTATTTGCGATGATCCTCCCTTACTATTGGTAGAAATTGTGAGTCCAGATTCAATACAACGGGATTATCGCTACAAACGGTCTGAGTATGCAGCGCTGGGGGTCGCAGAATATTGGATTGTTGATCCCCAAGAACAAAAAATTACTATTCTCTGCTTGAATGAGGGGCTTTACGACGAACAGGTTTGCGAGGGAGAGATGACGCTGACGTCACCACAATTTCCTGAATTACAGCTTTCCGTTCCAGATGTCCTAACGATTGCTTAA
- a CDS encoding neutral zinc metallopeptidase has translation MVGIANLPAWGAWNYQTLKQVEQQLNQFLAALPQGETVQPPRVFVYEGTAVSPCGPIETPAYCPGDHTVYLELKLLNAANQALGDYAAYVVLAHEYGHAYITQMNQHPEGKAGELKADEFAGVFTRYAQEKNLLEEGDVEEALKLTFAVGDHNYWDKGHHGTPEERAQAFRQGFTGSSQTFAFRGTQDNSGTRQEPPDVPVTSPTPVPPNSAPAPTHRSFSAGLFVIPFLLLIVPLIGLGIYQLLKDDDV, from the coding sequence ATGGTTGGTATTGCCAACTTACCTGCCTGGGGCGCCTGGAATTATCAAACATTGAAGCAGGTTGAGCAACAGCTTAACCAATTTCTAGCCGCCTTACCCCAGGGAGAAACGGTGCAGCCGCCGCGGGTTTTTGTTTATGAAGGAACGGCGGTTAGTCCCTGTGGCCCAATTGAAACGCCGGCCTATTGCCCAGGGGATCACACCGTTTATTTAGAGCTTAAACTTCTGAATGCGGCCAATCAAGCCTTGGGGGACTACGCTGCCTATGTGGTACTGGCCCATGAGTATGGCCATGCCTACATAACTCAGATGAATCAGCATCCTGAAGGAAAAGCAGGAGAACTCAAAGCCGATGAGTTTGCTGGGGTGTTTACCCGCTATGCCCAAGAAAAAAATCTCTTGGAAGAGGGGGATGTAGAGGAGGCCCTGAAACTGACCTTTGCTGTAGGGGATCACAACTATTGGGATAAAGGCCACCACGGCACGCCTGAGGAACGAGCCCAGGCCTTTCGCCAAGGATTTACCGGCAGTTCTCAGACTTTTGCGTTTAGAGGAACGCAGGACAATTCAGGCACGAGACAGGAGCCCCCAGACGTCCCTGTAACTTCTCCAACGCCAGTACCACCGAATAGTGCGCCGGCACCGACTCACCGTTCGTTTTCGGCTGGATTGTTTGTGATCCCCTTTTTACTTCTGATCGTGCCATTAATCGGCTTGGGAATTTATCAACTACTGAAGGACGATGATGTTTAA
- a CDS encoding flagellar motor protein, whose amino-acid sequence MPQSYRHQKKIDSLNIYPAFTDLMSNAFMILSLFLLLALFQATDLNRKLQSASPIVIDEKSGNFKFPSGSAELTLPLKLYITKQVIPAIEQVVKEKQGAIEFVQVIGHTDGQENNMASNLDQRLETVAAGQATVKVLTPGSNTDLGLMRALAVIQEIRKTGRFRKIEFKAYSAGQLYDASGNLASINRKPDESRRRIEIRFIPPGKKQ is encoded by the coding sequence ATGCCTCAAAGCTACCGCCATCAGAAAAAAATAGATTCTTTAAATATATATCCTGCATTTACTGATTTAATGTCCAATGCTTTTATGATTTTAAGTCTATTTTTGTTGTTGGCATTATTTCAAGCAACCGACTTGAATCGTAAACTACAAAGTGCATCCCCCATTGTAATTGATGAAAAATCAGGCAATTTTAAGTTTCCCTCTGGCAGTGCTGAGCTAACTCTACCGCTCAAGCTTTATATTACCAAACAAGTGATTCCTGCTATTGAACAAGTTGTCAAAGAAAAACAGGGAGCCATTGAATTTGTACAAGTTATCGGTCACACCGATGGACAAGAAAATAACATGGCTAGTAATTTAGATCAAAGACTAGAGACTGTTGCCGCTGGACAAGCTACCGTTAAAGTACTGACGCCTGGTTCTAATACGGATCTCGGTTTAATGCGGGCCTTAGCTGTAATTCAGGAAATCCGTAAAACGGGACGATTTCGGAAAATAGAGTTCAAAGCTTATTCAGCGGGGCAACTTTACGATGCTTCAGGGAACTTAGCCTCAATCAATCGCAAACCGGATGAAAGTAGGAGACGTATTGAAATTCGTTTTATCCCTCCCGGTAAAAAGCAATAA
- a CDS encoding L-threonylcarbamoyladenylate synthase — protein sequence MPLVTASTLIEAARKGQVVSFPTDTVPALAVLPHQTQAIYQLKQRSLDKPLILMAADIADLLPYLAGTEAERQQWQTVMAQYWPGALTLVLPASSLVSPDLNPRQDGSLGVRIPQHPQALEILAQTGPLATTSANLSGSPPLIMMTAIAEAFPTVLTLAEDLSVQAGASGQPSTVIQWLAPDWQVLRQGSVVLKDIKES from the coding sequence ATGCCCCTTGTTACTGCCTCTACCCTGATTGAAGCGGCCCGGAAGGGCCAAGTGGTGAGTTTTCCCACCGATACTGTTCCGGCGCTTGCGGTTCTTCCCCATCAGACCCAAGCTATCTATCAGCTCAAACAACGGAGTTTGGACAAGCCCTTGATCCTGATGGCCGCTGATATAGCGGATCTTTTACCTTATCTTGCAGGAACTGAAGCAGAACGCCAACAATGGCAGACAGTAATGGCCCAGTATTGGCCGGGGGCCCTAACCTTAGTTCTTCCCGCATCTTCCCTTGTCTCCCCTGATCTCAATCCTCGCCAGGATGGCAGCTTAGGAGTCCGGATTCCTCAGCATCCCCAGGCCCTAGAGATCTTGGCTCAAACGGGCCCGCTGGCAACTACTAGTGCAAACTTATCGGGTTCTCCCCCCTTGATAATGATGACAGCCATTGCCGAGGCCTTTCCCACGGTTTTGACGCTGGCAGAAGATTTATCAGTACAAGCTGGGGCCTCCGGCCAACCCTCTACTGTGATTCAGTGGTTGGCCCCAGACTGGCAGGTCCTCCGCCAAGGCTCCGTTGTTTTGAAGGACATTAAGGAGAGCTAG